A part of Aegilops tauschii subsp. strangulata cultivar AL8/78 chromosome 2, Aet v6.0, whole genome shotgun sequence genomic DNA contains:
- the LOC109782868 gene encoding uncharacterized protein encodes MDGRHLLGAAGAARANQNNAKIVKMAVPVLAMLLLLGTAAAVSMTADDRACLRAIFGSHMFLMFCVLVNTASGCALAWMAVTAPTQAARRSYAESTVASFVLLAVNLHSALSNLPDVNDAA; translated from the exons ATGGATG GCCGCCATCTGCTGGGTGCCGCAGGAGCTGCGAGAGCGAACCAGAACAATGCCAAGATCGTCAAGATGGCGGTGCCCGTGCTGGccatgctgctgctgctgggcACGGCGGCGGCTGTCTCCATGACGGCCGACGACCGGGCCTGCCTCCGCGCCATCTTCGGCAGCCACATGTTCCTGATGTTCTGCGTGCTCGTGAACACCGCGTCCGGCTGTGCCCTGGCGTGGATGGCTGTCACGGCGCCGACGCAGGCTGCCCGGCGCTCGTACGCGGAGTCCACCGTCGCGTCCTTCGTGCTTCTTGCCGTCAATCTGCACTCAGCCTTGTCCAA CCTCCCGGATGTCAACGATGCTGCCTAG
- the LOC109782879 gene encoding probable arabinosyltransferase ARAD1: MWERGRPPRKQRPAPLILPASALVSPPPPRFVFPRSLFALAARAMPSRRPSPVILLLLALALALLFLLLSPSGPSASRLSHSFVSTSPSSSASSLPSPVKIYLYDLPSKFTYGVVRSYMSARVPSGSSDAAAVLADEELRYPGHQHSAEWWLFKDLRRRGPRDRPVARVDDPAEADLFYVPFFSSLSLVVNPIRPPAAANASEAAATAGPSYSDEAMQDELVEWLERQSYWRRHQGRDHVFICQDPNALYRVVDRISNAVRLVSDFGRLRGDQASLVKDVILPYSHRINPFKGDVNVDSRPALLFFMGNRYRKEGGKIRDTLFQVLENEGDVIIKHGAQSRVSRRMATQGMHSSKFCLHPAGDTPSACRLFDALVSLCVPVIVSDHIELPFEDVIDYSNISIFVDTSKAVQPGFLTSMLRRVSSERILEYQREIQRVKHYFEYEDPNGPVNQIWRQVSLKAPLIKLLINRNKRLVERGTNETDCSCICSTPSEISTVG, from the exons ATGTGGGAGCGCGGCAGGCCACCCCGTAAGCAGCGACCGGCGCCTCTGATCTTGCCGGCGTCGGCGCTGGTGTCGCCCCCGCCCCCTCGGTTCGTCTTCCCCAGATCCCTCTTCGCACTCGCCGCCCGCGCCATGCCgtcgcgccgcccctcccctgtcatcctcctcctcctcgcgctCGCGCTCGCGCTACTCTTCCTGCTCCTTTCCCCGTCTGGcccctccgcctcccgcctttcCCACTCCTTCGTCTCCACCTCTCCTTCCTCTTCGGCCTCCTCCCTTCCCTCCCCCGTCAAGATCTACCTGTACGACCTGCCGTCCAAGTTCACCTACGGCGTCGTCCGCAGCTACATGTCCGCGCGGGTTCCCTCGGGTTCGTCGGATGCGGCCGCGGTGCTGGCAGACGAGGAGCTGCGCTATCCGGGGCACCAGCACTCGGCGGAGTGGTGGCTCTTCAAGGACCTCCGTCGCCGCGGACCGCGTGACCGCCCCGTGGCTCGCGTGGATGACCCGGCCGAGGCCGACCTCTTCTACGTGCCCTTCTTCTCGTCCCTCAGCCTCGTCGTCAACCCCATCCGGCCCCCGGCCGCCGCCAATGCCTCCGAGGCGGCGGCCACGGCGGGGCCTTCGTATAGCGACGAGGCAATGCAGGacgagctggtggagtggctggaGCGGCAGTCGTACTGGCGGCGGCACCAGGGAAGGGACCACGTGTTCATCTGCCAGGATCCCAACGCGCTCTACCGGGTTGTGGACCGGATCAGCAATGCCGTACGCCTAGTCTCTGACTTCGGCCGCTTGCGTGGTGATCAGGCCTCTCTCGTCAAGGATGTCATCCTGCCTTACTCCCACCGCATCAACCCTTTCAAGGGCGATGTCAATGTCGACAGCAGGCCTGCATTGCTGTTTTTCATGGGCAACCGGTACCGAAAGGAG GGCGGGAAGATCCGTGATACACTTTTTCAAGTTCTTGAAAATGAGGGAGATGTAATAATAAAACATGGAGCCCAATCAAGGGTGAGTCGGCGTATGGCCACGCAAGGAATGCACTCATCCAAATTCTGCCTGCATCCTGCTGGAGATACTCCCTCGGCGTGCAGATTGTTTGATGCACTTGTCAGTTTATGCGTTCCTGTTATAGTTAGTGATCACATCGAGTTGCCATTTGAAGATGTTATAGACTACAGTAATATATCAATTTTTGTTGACACAAGCAAGGCCGTACAGCCTGGATTCTTAACATCAATGCTTCGGAGAGTCAGTTCAGAGCGGATTCTGGAGtatcaaagagaaatacaaagg GTAAAACATTACTTTGAGTATGAAGATCCGAATGGACCAGTGAATCAAATATGGCGCCAAGTTTCCTTGAAAGCACCACTGATCAAGCTGTTGATTAACCGGAACAAACGCCTAGTTGAAAGAGGCACTAATGAAACTGATTGCTCGTGCATCTGTTCAACACCGAGCGAGATATCTACTGTTGGCTAG